A genomic region of Streptosporangium lutulentum contains the following coding sequences:
- a CDS encoding MDR family MFS transporter, whose amino-acid sequence MTTETSEGVGFRSKRGPVLAAIMLCTGLVALDSTIIATAVPSVVSDLGGFSQFPWLFSIYLLTQAVTVPLYGKLADVFGRKPVMFFGIAVFLLGSVLCGIAWSMPALIFFRALQGIGAGAVQPMSITMVGDLYSVEERARVQGYVASVWGAASVIGPTLGGVFSEYLSWRWIFFINLPLGAIAAWVLARRFKEQVKRSSHKIDYVGAALLTASSSLIILGLLEGGVAWSWVSVPSVLILTMGVVLAVVFVLMERRAAEPILPLWVFRHRTLTGGNLVSLCIGALMIGLSSYVPTYAEGVLGTGALVAGFALAALTIGWPIAATFSGRLYMRIGFRDTALIGSGLIVVGAVLCVLLTQRAPIWAVAGACFVVGAGLGLASSPTMVAIQSVVGWERRGVVTATNMFCRSIGSAVGAAVFGAISNATLAGHFAAPPASVAGRLPDSVDATSLVLGGQDAGGQPAVVAFVRTALYDATHNIFLALLLVAVLGVGAMLLMPRRTKELTFD is encoded by the coding sequence GTGACGACAGAGACTTCGGAGGGCGTCGGTTTCAGGTCGAAGCGTGGTCCGGTGCTTGCCGCCATCATGCTCTGCACCGGCCTGGTGGCACTCGACAGCACGATCATCGCGACGGCGGTGCCGTCGGTTGTCAGTGATCTGGGAGGTTTCTCCCAGTTCCCCTGGCTTTTCTCGATCTACCTGCTCACCCAGGCGGTGACCGTCCCCCTCTACGGCAAGCTCGCCGACGTTTTCGGGCGCAAGCCGGTGATGTTCTTCGGCATCGCCGTGTTCCTTCTGGGTTCGGTGCTGTGCGGTATCGCCTGGAGCATGCCGGCGCTGATCTTCTTCCGCGCGCTGCAGGGCATCGGCGCCGGAGCCGTGCAGCCCATGAGCATCACGATGGTCGGCGATCTCTACTCCGTCGAGGAACGCGCGCGCGTGCAGGGTTACGTCGCGAGCGTCTGGGGCGCCGCCTCCGTGATCGGGCCCACGCTCGGCGGCGTGTTCTCCGAGTACCTCTCGTGGCGCTGGATCTTCTTCATCAACCTGCCGCTCGGCGCCATCGCCGCCTGGGTGCTCGCCCGGCGCTTCAAGGAGCAGGTGAAGCGGAGCTCCCACAAGATTGACTACGTCGGGGCGGCGTTGCTCACGGCCAGTTCCTCCCTGATCATCCTTGGTCTACTCGAAGGCGGGGTGGCGTGGAGCTGGGTATCCGTTCCGAGCGTGCTCATCCTCACGATGGGCGTCGTCCTGGCCGTCGTGTTCGTCCTCATGGAGCGCAGAGCGGCCGAGCCCATCCTGCCGCTGTGGGTGTTCCGCCATCGCACGCTCACGGGCGGCAACCTCGTCAGCCTGTGCATCGGCGCGCTCATGATCGGTCTCAGCTCGTACGTGCCGACCTACGCGGAGGGCGTCCTCGGCACCGGCGCGCTGGTGGCGGGCTTCGCCCTGGCCGCGCTCACCATCGGCTGGCCCATCGCCGCGACCTTCTCAGGACGCCTCTACATGCGCATCGGCTTCCGCGACACGGCGCTCATCGGCAGTGGCCTGATCGTGGTCGGCGCCGTCCTGTGTGTTCTGCTCACCCAGCGCGCCCCGATCTGGGCGGTCGCGGGGGCGTGCTTCGTCGTGGGCGCCGGGCTGGGACTCGCGTCGAGCCCGACCATGGTCGCCATCCAGTCCGTCGTCGGGTGGGAGCGTCGCGGCGTCGTCACGGCGACCAACATGTTCTGCCGCTCCATCGGCAGCGCGGTCGGAGCGGCGGTCTTCGGAGCCATCTCCAACGCCACGCTGGCCGGCCACTTCGCCGCCCCGCCGGCCTCGGTGGCCGGCCGGTTGCCCGACAGCGTCGACGCGACGAGCCTGGTGCTCGGCGGCCAGGACGCGGGAGGACAGCCGGCGGTGGTGGCCTTCGTCCGCACGGCGCTCTACGACGCCACCCACAACATCTTCCTCGCGCTTCTCCTGGTGGCCGTGCTGGGTGTGGGCGCCATGCTGCTCATGCCCAGGCGCACCAAAGAGCTCACGTTCGACTGA
- the egtD gene encoding L-histidine N(alpha)-methyltransferase → MPVTQSAVHLINHLGRDYLRQALEHDVRTGLTSTPKWLPPKWFYDATGSELFSRITRLPEYYPTRRELAILREQAADIATRSRADTLVELGSGTSEKTVLLLDALAAAGTLHTYTPVDVDAITLADAARRLAVHYAGLTVHAVCADFEHHLTLLPRTGRRMVAFLGGTIGNLDPVAREMFLKELRTTLRPGDTFLLGADLIKDTGRLIAAYDDAAGVTAAFNRNVLHVINRELDADFEPDAFEHVALYDAEHDWIEMRLRATRPMHVRVGDLGLHVSFEAGEEVRTEISAKFRLDDLSRELVSAGFTVNHRYVDPTGDFSLLLAGT, encoded by the coding sequence ATGCCTGTCACCCAGTCAGCCGTACACCTGATCAACCACCTCGGTCGCGACTACCTGCGCCAGGCGCTCGAACACGACGTCCGCACCGGGCTGACGTCGACGCCCAAGTGGTTGCCGCCCAAATGGTTCTACGACGCGACGGGCAGCGAGCTGTTCTCCCGGATAACCCGATTGCCGGAGTACTATCCCACGCGTCGCGAGCTGGCCATCCTGCGCGAGCAGGCCGCCGACATCGCGACGCGGAGCCGTGCGGACACCCTGGTCGAACTCGGCTCGGGGACCAGCGAGAAGACCGTCCTGCTGCTCGACGCCCTCGCCGCGGCCGGGACGCTGCACACCTACACGCCGGTGGACGTCGACGCGATCACCCTCGCCGACGCCGCGCGGCGGCTCGCCGTCCACTACGCCGGCCTGACCGTGCACGCGGTCTGCGCCGACTTCGAGCACCACCTGACGCTGCTGCCGCGAACGGGGCGCCGGATGGTCGCGTTCCTCGGCGGCACCATCGGCAACCTCGATCCGGTGGCACGCGAGATGTTCCTGAAGGAGCTGCGCACCACGCTCCGCCCCGGCGACACCTTCCTGCTCGGCGCCGATCTGATCAAGGACACCGGCCGGCTGATCGCGGCGTACGACGACGCGGCCGGGGTGACCGCCGCCTTCAACAGGAACGTCCTGCACGTGATCAACCGGGAGCTGGACGCCGACTTCGAGCCGGACGCCTTCGAACACGTCGCGCTGTACGACGCGGAGCACGACTGGATCGAGATGCGGCTCCGCGCCACGCGTCCCATGCACGTGCGGGTCGGCGATCTCGGTCTGCACGTCTCCTTCGAGGCGGGAGAGGAGGTCCGCACCGAGATCAGCGCCAAATTCCGCCTCGACGACCTGAGCCGGGAGCTCGTCTCGGCCGGATTCACGGTGAACCACCGCTACGTCGACCCGACCGGTGACTTCAGTCTCCTCCTGGCCGGCACATGA
- a CDS encoding lysylphosphatidylglycerol synthase transmembrane domain-containing protein, with translation MTSPSVLTAPPEQEDHDPQEQWPPGAGSPADGPSARTPPSAVRRWIRILIPVAVVSVAIWTLRDSLPAPAQIAHAMREASTWGLAVALATSVLSVTMFARQQRALLHAYGAAMRMPHALALAYARTAIAAALPAGSAVSAAYAFQRFRAHGASRTTAASVTILSGTVSAIGLLLLYLAGTALALVIDPALLVDAQGTLITGGALILLAGAILLAGRLRRPRPTSRWSRVATFLAPVGTTFRTVAALPRRDAAAALCFAVVGWLADLACLYTATVAFDLDVHPVRLAAVYLATQLLRQIPLTPGGIGIIETSLIAGLTATGAPVTPVTAAVLVYRLLTCWLTLPVGAAAWALLRRIEPSPQQAPEPQPVS, from the coding sequence ATGACATCCCCCTCCGTGCTGACAGCCCCTCCTGAGCAGGAGGATCACGACCCTCAGGAGCAGTGGCCGCCCGGCGCCGGATCCCCGGCGGACGGCCCCTCGGCCCGGACGCCGCCGTCCGCCGTCCGCCGATGGATCCGGATCCTCATCCCCGTCGCCGTCGTCTCCGTAGCGATATGGACGCTCCGCGACAGCCTCCCGGCACCCGCGCAGATCGCCCATGCCATGCGGGAGGCCAGTACGTGGGGTCTCGCCGTCGCCCTGGCCACCTCGGTGCTGTCGGTCACCATGTTCGCCCGGCAGCAGCGAGCGCTGCTGCACGCCTACGGCGCCGCCATGAGAATGCCGCACGCCCTGGCCCTGGCCTACGCCCGCACCGCCATAGCCGCCGCCCTGCCCGCCGGATCCGCCGTCTCGGCCGCCTACGCCTTCCAGCGGTTCCGCGCCCACGGCGCGAGCCGTACCACCGCCGCGTCCGTCACCATCCTGTCCGGCACCGTCTCGGCCATCGGACTGCTGCTGCTCTACCTGGCCGGCACCGCCCTGGCCCTCGTCATCGACCCCGCCCTGCTCGTCGACGCCCAGGGAACGCTGATCACGGGTGGAGCCCTCATCCTGCTGGCGGGAGCCATCCTGCTGGCCGGACGCCTGCGCCGGCCGAGGCCCACCTCCCGATGGTCCCGGGTGGCCACCTTCCTCGCGCCGGTCGGCACCACCTTCCGCACCGTCGCCGCCCTTCCCCGCCGCGACGCGGCGGCGGCGCTCTGTTTCGCCGTGGTCGGGTGGCTGGCCGACCTGGCCTGCCTGTACACCGCCACCGTCGCGTTCGACCTGGACGTCCACCCGGTACGGCTGGCCGCCGTCTACCTCGCCACCCAGCTGCTGCGGCAGATCCCGCTCACCCCCGGCGGCATCGGCATCATCGAGACCAGCCTCATCGCCGGGCTGACCGCCACCGGAGCGCCCGTCACGCCGGTCACGGCGGCCGTCCTGGTCTACCGGCTGCTCACCTGCTGGCTCACCCTGCCCGTCGGCGCCGCCGCCTGGGCCCTGCTGCGCCGTATCGAGCCCTCTCCTCAGCAGGCCCCGGAACCCCAGCCGGTGAGCTAG
- a CDS encoding MerR family transcriptional regulator yields MIGKDDGERRWSIGEVARASGMTVRALRHYDEIGLLSASERIASGHRRYTESDVRRLYRVRALRTLGLSLEEIASVLADSADDLAAMREVLTAQLHGLESHAVRIQQLTHRLHGLLGQIDSASMPDPDQFMMTLEMISVFETTFTPEQREQLARRRAELGPEAVEAAKTEWAGLVEELLRHVRDDTPVDDPRVRALAGRWDALGNRFHSEGEDGERTKAAARRTWEENSEQIGQRLPWPVDQMRDLVVYLERVRQAG; encoded by the coding sequence GTGATCGGGAAAGACGACGGCGAGCGTCGATGGAGTATCGGCGAGGTGGCGCGGGCGAGCGGCATGACCGTGCGCGCGCTGCGTCACTACGACGAGATCGGCCTGCTGAGCGCGAGCGAACGCATCGCGTCGGGGCACCGCCGCTACACCGAGAGCGATGTGCGGCGGCTGTACCGGGTGCGGGCACTGCGGACGCTCGGGCTGTCACTGGAGGAGATCGCGAGTGTCCTCGCGGACTCCGCGGACGACCTGGCGGCGATGCGCGAGGTGCTGACGGCCCAGTTGCACGGGCTGGAGTCGCACGCCGTACGGATCCAGCAGCTCACGCACCGGCTTCACGGGCTGCTGGGACAGATCGACAGCGCGTCGATGCCCGATCCGGACCAGTTCATGATGACATTGGAGATGATCTCTGTGTTCGAGACCACATTCACGCCGGAGCAGCGGGAGCAACTGGCCCGGCGCAGGGCCGAACTCGGCCCGGAGGCCGTCGAGGCGGCCAAGACCGAATGGGCCGGGCTCGTCGAGGAGCTCCTGCGGCACGTGCGGGACGACACCCCCGTCGACGACCCGCGGGTGAGGGCCCTGGCCGGCCGCTGGGACGCGCTGGGGAACCGGTTCCACAGCGAAGGCGAGGACGGCGAGCGGACCAAGGCCGCCGCGCGAAGGACGTGGGAGGAGAACAGCGAGCAGATCGGTCAGAGGCTCCCGTGGCCCGTGGACCAGATGCGCGACCTGGTCGTCTACCTGGAGCGGGTCCGGCAGGCCGGATGA
- a CDS encoding neutral zinc metallopeptidase: protein MRFPPSGADSRRPLRRLTVLTRWAILATACLTVLSSGVAQAAPPKSPLLKTGKLATTSCPEPPIIDLGIPRTREYLTTVMKCLDKSWSAHFARAGLRFRKPTVRFYEEPAQKVCGTVPWPVNVGALYCTERATLVFPLTGDWIENRTDLYPFKIAAHEYGHHLQSLTGVRRDYEARVRSDPAHQNELNRRYELQADCLSGVFLGSVRRSLPRTAQDWESLSDELRASGDDPGHRTHGAGANRVRWFDRGYRAISPAACDTWTAKPSYVS from the coding sequence ATGCGCTTCCCCCCGTCCGGCGCCGATTCGCGACGCCCCCTCCGGCGCCTGACCGTCCTCACCCGATGGGCGATCCTGGCGACCGCGTGCCTGACCGTCCTGTCGTCCGGAGTCGCGCAGGCCGCGCCGCCCAAGAGCCCGTTGCTGAAGACCGGCAAGCTGGCGACCACGTCGTGCCCGGAACCGCCGATCATCGACCTGGGCATCCCCCGGACGCGCGAGTACCTGACGACGGTCATGAAATGCCTTGATAAATCATGGTCCGCCCACTTCGCTCGCGCCGGGCTGAGGTTCCGCAAGCCCACGGTCCGTTTCTACGAGGAGCCCGCGCAGAAGGTGTGCGGCACCGTGCCCTGGCCCGTCAACGTGGGGGCCCTCTACTGCACGGAACGGGCCACGCTGGTGTTCCCGCTCACCGGCGACTGGATCGAGAACCGGACCGACCTGTATCCCTTCAAGATCGCGGCCCACGAGTACGGCCACCACCTGCAGAGCCTCACCGGTGTCAGACGCGACTACGAGGCCCGCGTCCGCTCCGACCCCGCCCACCAGAACGAGCTCAACCGCCGCTACGAACTCCAGGCGGACTGCCTGTCAGGGGTGTTCCTGGGCAGCGTGCGACGCTCTCTGCCCCGTACCGCGCAAGACTGGGAGTCGCTGTCCGACGAGCTCCGCGCCAGCGGCGACGACCCCGGCCACCGCACCCACGGCGCCGGCGCCAACCGGGTCCGCTGGTTCGATCGCGGCTACCGCGCGATCTCCCCCGCCGCCTGCGACACCTGGACCGCCAAGCCGTCCTACGTGTCCTGA
- the egtE gene encoding ergothioneine biosynthesis PLP-dependent enzyme EgtE, producing MIADDWRAARSSAPPGHLDAAGYNIPSDRVHHAVVDHLRREREVGGHRAAPDLHPSRSALAALVGAGAGDVAFLESGTAAMAALLGGWRLPPGSRVGVGRTEYGSTLMLLHRLARLSGWKLLELPVDDDSRLDLDGLTSLLSDGLDLVALPHISSHRGVVQPAAAAGRLCHAAGVPLVLDVCQSLGHVDVGGAGATAYVGTSRKWLAGPRGVGFLIVPGLAEHDQDMDAAAPALGGHTWVHGDPSPLAGAARYETFEGPIAARVGLGVAVREHHDLGPAAIHARLAELGVAARRLLDGIGGWRAAEPLDEPSALVTLRPPPGADPEAAVENARSRAAQASLLVGAVPVGRAPADLPTPVLRISPSPGTRRETLDALARVLDH from the coding sequence ATGATCGCTGATGACTGGCGGGCGGCGCGGTCCTCCGCGCCGCCCGGTCACCTCGACGCCGCCGGATACAACATCCCCAGCGACCGGGTGCACCACGCCGTCGTCGATCACCTGCGGCGCGAACGCGAGGTGGGCGGCCACCGGGCGGCTCCGGACCTCCACCCGTCCAGATCCGCGCTGGCCGCCCTGGTCGGCGCCGGCGCCGGCGACGTCGCCTTCCTGGAGAGCGGGACGGCGGCGATGGCCGCGCTGCTGGGCGGATGGCGGCTTCCGCCGGGCAGCCGGGTCGGCGTCGGCCGCACGGAGTACGGGAGCACGCTCATGCTGCTGCACCGCCTGGCGCGGCTGAGCGGCTGGAAACTCCTCGAACTGCCCGTGGACGACGACTCCCGCCTCGACCTGGACGGGCTCACGTCCCTGCTGTCCGACGGGCTGGACCTGGTCGCCCTCCCGCACATCTCCTCCCACCGCGGCGTCGTCCAGCCCGCCGCCGCGGCCGGACGGCTGTGCCACGCCGCCGGGGTGCCGCTGGTCCTCGACGTCTGCCAGTCCCTCGGCCACGTGGACGTCGGCGGCGCCGGTGCGACCGCCTACGTCGGGACCTCCCGCAAGTGGCTCGCCGGGCCCCGCGGGGTCGGATTCCTGATCGTTCCCGGCCTCGCCGAGCACGATCAGGACATGGACGCGGCGGCTCCCGCCCTCGGCGGGCACACCTGGGTGCACGGCGACCCGTCTCCCCTGGCCGGCGCGGCCCGCTACGAGACCTTCGAGGGGCCGATCGCCGCGCGGGTCGGGCTGGGCGTCGCCGTACGGGAACACCACGACCTCGGCCCCGCCGCGATCCACGCCCGCCTGGCCGAACTCGGCGTCGCGGCGCGGCGCCTCCTCGACGGGATCGGCGGCTGGCGGGCGGCCGAACCGCTCGACGAGCCGTCCGCTCTCGTCACCCTCCGGCCGCCGCCGGGCGCGGACCCCGAAGCGGCCGTCGAGAACGCCAGATCACGGGCGGCACAGGCATCCCTGCTGGTCGGCGCCGTGCCCGTCGGCAGAGCCCCTGCGGACCTGCCCACGCCCGTGTTGAGGATCTCCCCGTCTCCGGGGACGCGCCGGGAGACCCTGGACGCCCTCGCCCGCGTTCTCGATCACTGA
- a CDS encoding PPOX class F420-dependent oxidoreductase, which yields MKLTEELLALLRRPSVCYIATTMADGSPQLTQTWVDTDGEHVLINSVQSHVKTRNIERDPRVAVAVSHPDDPSSYTQVRGRVVEVTTIGAADHIEKLAQKYLGKPYPWYGGRDQVRVIFVIKPERISGIG from the coding sequence GTGAAACTCACCGAAGAACTGCTCGCGCTGCTGCGACGGCCGAGCGTCTGCTATATCGCCACCACGATGGCCGACGGTTCGCCGCAGTTGACCCAGACCTGGGTCGACACCGACGGCGAGCACGTGCTGATCAACAGCGTGCAGAGCCACGTGAAGACCAGGAACATCGAGCGGGACCCGCGCGTGGCCGTCGCCGTCTCCCACCCTGACGACCCCTCGAGTTACACGCAGGTGCGCGGACGGGTGGTCGAGGTCACCACCATCGGCGCGGCCGACCACATCGAGAAGCTCGCCCAGAAATACCTCGGCAAGCCCTACCCCTGGTACGGAGGTCGCGACCAGGTGCGCGTGATCTTCGTCATCAAGCCCGAGAGGATCAGCGGCATCGGGTGA
- the egtC gene encoding ergothioneine biosynthesis protein EgtC: MCRHVAWLGAPRTLASLIHEPEYGLLRQSYAPRLQCHGTINADGFGMGWYDAALEEPVRYRRAVPIWTDANLPPLARVARSGSLLAAVRSATVGMPIEETATAPFSDGTWLLSHNGRVAREAVRELADDAASSCDSAWLAAAVFERRRAGHPLGDALAEVVTHAGVKDPEARLNLLACDGTSLAATVWGDTLFLRRGDGVLVASEPLDDRPGWQAVPERTLVLVSSGDVRIQPL, translated from the coding sequence ATGTGCCGCCACGTGGCCTGGCTGGGCGCCCCCCGGACCCTCGCCTCACTGATCCACGAACCCGAGTACGGCCTGCTCCGCCAGTCCTACGCCCCGCGCCTGCAGTGCCACGGCACGATCAACGCCGACGGCTTCGGCATGGGCTGGTACGACGCCGCCCTGGAGGAGCCGGTCCGCTACCGTCGCGCGGTCCCCATCTGGACCGACGCCAACCTGCCGCCCCTCGCGCGGGTCGCCCGCTCGGGGAGCCTGCTGGCCGCCGTACGGTCGGCGACCGTCGGCATGCCGATCGAGGAGACCGCGACCGCGCCCTTCAGTGACGGGACGTGGCTGCTCAGTCACAACGGCCGTGTCGCGCGGGAGGCGGTCAGGGAGCTCGCCGACGACGCGGCCAGCTCCTGCGACTCCGCCTGGCTCGCCGCCGCGGTGTTCGAACGGCGGCGCGCGGGTCATCCGCTCGGCGACGCCCTGGCGGAGGTCGTCACCCACGCCGGGGTGAAGGATCCCGAGGCCCGCCTGAACCTGCTCGCCTGTGACGGCACGTCGCTCGCCGCGACCGTCTGGGGCGACACGCTCTTTCTCCGTCGCGGCGACGGCGTGCTCGTGGCGAGCGAGCCGTTGGACGACCGGCCCGGCTGGCAGGCCGTACCGGAGCGAACCCTGGTGCTCGTCTCTTCCGGGGACGTGCGCATCCAGCCACTCTGA